The genomic region TCAACAGATGCAAACTCAACCGTCCAGAACACTGACCTGGTCATAGAGGCCATTGTGGAGAACCTGAAAATCAAGCAGGGTCTCTTTGGTGCTCTGGATAAAGCAGCCCCCCAGTAAGACAGGCCTACTGTAGATAATTAGGGGGGGAATTCTCCCATGTGCATAAGGGTGCGTAAGTTAAAGAAAAGTGCGTAACTAATCACATTTCACTCTACGCGAATTCACCCCTTCGCTTAAATCTGTCGTTTATGCGCAATAGAGGGAGGTATGCGTTTTGGGAGGAGCAACCCCACCATCTGGGCGTTTCTTATGTATACAACTCTACTGTAGAGCAGCGTTTATATTCGCCTGTCTCTTGATTTGTTTTTAATAGAGGCTGGTATTGTTATGCAGTCTCTACTGAAACTGCAGGAGTCAGTCTACAGCTTCGTTAGCATAGATAGCATGATATTATGAGAAGCAGCTGCCATTGTAGTGAGTTTTTAAATGATGGATCTACACACCTCAAGCACGTCTTGACTCTTAATAAACAAACCTCAAAGCAAAAGTGAAATTTCATGAAGTAAATTTTTGTTAGGCTATGTGATCACACACCATTATACTGTAGGCCTTCGCTATTCAGTTCACCATGGTTACATTTTCAAACTCAATGACTGGTTTGTGTTCTTTCTGGATTTAAATGGCATTCAGAAGGTCAATGAGAATGTCCACGTTTTCACATCAACCTAAATTAACGAGGTGGTGGATCAGTCTGgttctattttaaataaatcacgGCTCTTTCATAAGGCCGCCTTGATATCGAACTCGCGCGCTGTGGGTGTGACAGAAGCGGGATTGGGAGAATATGCATTACTAaagtgtgtttaaaaaaaaaaagaaattacgCGTGAATAGGTGAATTCCCCCCAGATGCTTTAATACATTCACAGATGCACATTTGAGGTTGTGATATAATTAGAGAAGTGTTTCTTTGTTAATTCTTTTTGTGTGTCTTGGTGTATTGCAtcctacagacacacaatcTTTGCTAGCAACACATCCTCTCTTCCCATCACGGATATTGCAAGCTCAACGGCAAGGCTGGATCGATTTGGAGGCCTTCACTTCTTCAACCCTGTGCCTATGATGAAACTTGTGGAGGTGTGTATCTTCAACAGATAGTCTTATTCTTGAATCTGAACATTGAGTCATATGGCAGCTTTGAGGAACACCTATCATGCCATATCAGGATGTTTTTATTCTTGAATAAGATACATTTTTAGATGCATTTTAGAAAATAACTAATATGAACTAATAGGCTATTTGTAACAGAGCCTGACGGTCAGTCATTTTAATTGCCTGTGAACAAATCAAAATCTCGAATCAAAACTTTTCGCATGTAAGCAGGGAtttcattaacattttcagaCATATTTTAGATAACAATTCCATTATTTTCTAGGATATTTTAGTGTGACGGGGCCTGACCCATAACCTTGTTATAATTTAATGTCAGGATTTACCCTTGATCAATTTCCAAGGGGCATGACAAAAACTTGGGGAAAGTTGTAAATTCCTATTTATTTCTAGAATTTATCTTTAATGTCATGTTTTTAATATATTGATGTGGACAATAACAACTTGAAATTGTATGTAAAGTCTTTATCACAACAAAACTGTGAAAGACATAGCTCAGATTTGGCTGGGGACAGCCCATGGGGACAGAAACATTTCTGAGAGCGTAATAAATTACATATCCTTTTACAGAACAACTCGTagaaatcaatcaatcattttTGGATTAAACAAGTTTCATTCATTGAAACAATCCCAGGACAGGAAATGTACCTTTCTGGCTGAATGCCCCATGTTGCTAATGAACTTGTACAATGTAAATAATATTAAGGGCTGTAAAGGATAACTGCTGTATTTATTATGACTAATATAATATATGTAATATTTCTACTTATTTTTTGCAGGTAATCAGAACTGAGTCAACAAGTCAGGAAAGCTATGATGCTCTGATGGCTTTCAGCAAAGCACTTGGCAAGCATCCTGTGACATGCAAAGTAGGTCTCTTGATTGAAAGTGTTTGAAATTTTGAAATGCCAAAGTTAGACGTCTTTTCAGCAATGCAGTAAATAAAGTAACGTCAGTTAAGCATGTCATTTGTAGGACACCCCAGGATTCATTGTTAACCGCCTGCTAGTGCCCTACATGATGGAAGCTATCCGACTGTATGAGAGAGGTAGGGACACTGCACTCTGTACTGGTTGCTTACATCCAACTGGTTTTCACACTTTCATTTTCAATCTTTCAACATGTTTCAGTGCACGGCAGGGCCAACTTATTTCTACTTTCCAAGTGTGGGTATCCATCTGAAGTCCATTGAAAAATACATGAGGTGTAGCctagtgatatatatatatatatatatatatatatatatatatatatatatatatatatatatatatatatatatttgaattGTCATTTTTAAAAGGATGTGAACTTTTGTTAGACCTACATGTCAATACCATTGTCAACAGCAGAGGCACCTCCCAAGTATTCCACATGCATATATCCTGATTACTTAAACATCAATCTCATTATACAATGACATGCCAGGGtaaggggtgggaggggggacaAGGTTCATATCTGGGTTACTGCAAGGGTAAGATCTGGATATGAATCCAGGTTAGGAAAGGGGTTGGAGGTGATGAAGCCCTCGGTATAATGGTCCCGGAAGACACTGTGATACACACCCTGTGGGTGTACTAAAGCCTGAAGTGTTTTCAAATTTGAGAAATGTTTCTGGCTGACACTGTTTTTTGTataaaacatttaaactgtTTGCTTTAAACTGTAAACAAAATGGCAAGCAACAAGGCAATTGCCACAAACTTTTGCTCAAAATCTATAAAAGCAACGCCTACTGACCAGTAAGTTACTATCAGCTTCATTATGTAATACAGGTTAATACACAGACCCCAACTAGTCTGTGAGCGCCTTAGTCACTGGCTCGTGGTTCGTTGCTACAGCTAAAACCCACATAACGTTTAATATCTTTTGCCACTATCAAGTGgacaagacacacactcctAATTGTCCAACGCAAGAGTTTGCcattatctaaaaaaaaaattatattaggCATTGCCGATCTGCTGCAGCAATACTGACAGTACATGACGAGAGTGGCAGCCAACCCTGCTCCACTGGGATGTTTCTGCTCCACTCACAGGCCCTAGGCATATGGTCAAACAAAATGAGTAGTCACTGTCTTACACAAAATGTCCTATCAGTGTTTTGTTGTGGCTGTCTTTGACAATTCCCTGATCGCTTAAAGTGTTGAGAACATAACTACTCCACAAGGCCTGTTATCATGATGTTTATCCTTAGGTCACGGATCAAAAGAGGACATAGATGTTGCCATGAAACTGGGTGCTGGCTATCCTATGGGACCTTTTGAGTTGCTTGACTATGTGGGTCTGGACACTGCAAAGTTCATCATTGACGGTGAGAGGTTTTTTTGACCGTCTACTGTGATTCATCCGTAGATGCGGTGTAAAATAGTAAATAATGTTTTTCGTTTTCTTGTGTGGTTATAGGTTGGTGTGCAATGGAACCAGACAACCCCCTCTTTTCCCCAAGCCCCATGTTAAACAAATTGGTGGCTGAGGGCAAGTTTGGCAAGAAGACTGGAGAGGGATTCTACAAGTATAAGTAACAACCCAGTTTTCCTTAAAGCGGATAACTGGAGAACAAAGGCTACAGCAAGCTCAAATGGGGAACCTCAGGTTAAAAAATAGACACTCATAAAATAACTAAAAACATAACGCATGTGCCTTACCGAACAACAAAAGTCTTGTCATTTGTGAGTCAGTCTCTGTATTTGCCTATACACCTTTCAGTTATATGAATGCATGAAATGGCATTAAAGCATTTTCTGAAATAAGGCCTCACAGTCAGCTTTTTTCATTGTCATTGCATAGATTTATGGTTTTATGGACTAATTTACAATGAATGACATGTTTGTTAGCTCTACGTTCCCTCTTGGCGTTCCTCTGATGTGCAAATGTGTCGATCACCTACATACACCAAGAGGTCAGAATCAAGACTTACCCTCGGTGGTTCCtcattggtggaatgagttgcctgGTGTTCTGTGTTCTTGTGGTAGTTTTGGCACTTTCAAGAAGTGCTTAAGGACTCATCTGTTCACCTTACACCTAATTCATTCATTGAGTATTTCCCATACAAGGTTATGGTTTGTTCATGTATTTTGATATGTTATGGTATGGTATGTTTTTGTTAATATGgaaattattttcattgttggAAATTTTGAAATTGACAAAGGGGGAATTCTTAGTTTCTAGTTGGAAACGAGAAGCAAAATGAACAGGAAAATATCACTGCAGTTTAcgagataaatagatagatagatagatactttattgatccccgaggtGTAAATGGCTAAACTATGCACTATGTTCGATCATGCACGAGATCTCTTATAACAGTGATAAGCAACATCATACCAGCCCCTGCGGGTGATACATTTTACGTTTTGTTCTCGTGCTGCATGTCACTTAACAATCCAGCAGAGGGAGACCAATACTAGTTCCTCCCCAAGAAACGAAAAGTGCATTGATCTGCTAGACGTGATGTAAACAAAACGAAGGCTGTACTTAGGTAAGATTCGATGCCGATAAATTCATGACATTTTGAATTTATTTGGCTCAGTGGTAGCCTATGTATTTTAGTGCCTGCCTTGCTATAGTCTATAGGGCCTAAGTCACTGCCGTCTTGACCCATTTAAAGGAATTAGGTAGTTTAATTCTGACAGGATTATTTGACTCATTGCCAGATTATTTGCAATAGTTGTGGGTGCATGTCCTAGTTTACAAACCAAACATAATTCACGCAAGGATGATCTTATCAATGGCAATCTTGGCAGCAGCAACTGCAAACTCATCACTTGCGCATGCCAACCGGTTTAATATTTCAGGATTTTACATGAACGCGTGCTCTATTCGTCAATAGTAAGTCTCTGGCCCCCCAAACCGTTGGACATTAGACCCATGCGCGGTCAGACAATAGATATAAGACCTCTCGCCTAAGGACCAGACAGCGGGTAGCATTACAAAAGCGAGGCCACTCTTTGTCGGAGAGGGGCTCCTCCTTTCCCCTGTCACCCAGCAtctttctccttcactctccaccCAGCAAGCCTGCAGTAGCCTGCTCATCATCGTCGACAACATTGCGGCGTGAGAGTAGCCCAGCCCAGGCGCTAACTTTAACCTGAATTTAACTGCTGTGATGATTTTGCTCAAGGTGCCGCACAGATATTGTAGATGTCATGACTAACCGCAGTAGCCTACATACGGAATAATGAAAACGGTTTACTGTTTGGATGATAGACAAAATCAGGAGCACGTTAACAAATTTTCGACGTCTGTTTTGGAAGAATTTTTATGCTTCGTTGGATAGCTTGTCCTTTGTCACCTTCTGACATCTCTTACGATAATCATTAAGGTAACTACCTATCCTAAACGTTACATTAATTGCTGATGCTATGAAGCCAGAACCACTATctatgttttgtagcctacacgaAATTATTATAGGCGTGGAACATTTTCAACGCTAGCTAGTAGTAGCCTCATGATTAGTGtgaagatttttatttttagattttgACAGATGACTGTTGGTAGCTTTCACTCTCATTATTGTGTTGTAAGTTTTTAATCTAAAGAATCTTGGTGTGTTTGATTGGAACACCTGACAGACCCAGATGCGGCTGGTGTCCCCGCTTGTTGCAAAGACTCCGTCCGTGGCCATGTAGATTGGAGCCTAATTGCAGCGAGGCAGTTCCACTTTTTGAAGTTGATGTGCAAGGTAGCTTTCAAGTCGTTTTATCAGGTCCAGTCAGAGGAAATCAAGCAGTTTATTGCATACCGACAAGCACCTgaataatattataatgttaAAATGTTTCCCTATCATATGTCCCAAATAGAATAACACCTTAATACTTTGATGGAAACTGTCCACAGCGCTAATGAAACCGGCACCCTGTGAAGAACAGATTCTTGATAGATAATAAGCACCATAAAACAACAGAATAAAGGCTTGCAGTGTTTGTTGCAGAGCTGTTAACACATGTCTGTGATTCTCTGTGATATCCCTTCATAGCTACCTTTCTGGGTCAAAAGTTGACTGGGAGAGGCATACTTCACTGCACAGTCATAGGCCTTTATCTGCTGTTCATATTGCGTAAACTGACTAAACTGAACTGACCTTACAATCTGCCAGGATTCAGGACAAGCCAAAATAGCCAGTAAGCATGGTATGCTGATCCAAAAAGTTGAAAGTTGTTTTTGGGTTGATTCTGTCCCAATCTCTCCCCTACTGAACAGACGCAAGTGTGGAGAGGTGGACGTGAGGATAGGAGGTGATGCAGCTGGCTCCAGATCAgtggtgtggggagggggaAAGCTGGGAGCCAGTCCTGCGggacagaggaaacagcagCCGTAGGGAGGTTGCCAGGTATCAAAGTCCTCAGGGTGAAACCTCTCCTGGGGGGAGGTGTGTCCTGTGCAAACATGCCCATGAACTACAGTTCTTTTTCCACCTTTGACTAATAGTCCCCCATGCAGGCAGACATCGCTCACAGAGAAGGTATTAATCTGGCATTCGTGTGAGCGATCTCTTTAGAAATGAGAGTGTTGGCAGCGTGACACTAAGGTGGAAGTCACTATTCCAAAGTGCCTTTGCCCTCTCTCCTATGAGAAGTTACTGCAGAGCAGCT from Alosa alosa isolate M-15738 ecotype Scorff River chromosome 1, AALO_Geno_1.1, whole genome shotgun sequence harbors:
- the hadh gene encoding hydroxyacyl-coenzyme A dehydrogenase, mitochondrial, encoding MAFVTHQIIRTITSSSARNAAIKHVTIIGGGQMGAGIAQVAASTGHTVVLVDTAEDILKKSAKGIEGSLKRVVKKKFADKPEAGEEFIQKVMKNVSTSTDANSTVQNTDLVIEAIVENLKIKQGLFGALDKAAPQHTIFASNTSSLPITDIASSTARLDRFGGLHFFNPVPMMKLVEVIRTESTSQESYDALMAFSKALGKHPVTCKDTPGFIVNRLLVPYMMEAIRLYERGHGSKEDIDVAMKLGAGYPMGPFELLDYVGLDTAKFIIDGWCAMEPDNPLFSPSPMLNKLVAEGKFGKKTGEGFYKYK